Proteins encoded by one window of Lepeophtheirus salmonis chromosome 3, UVic_Lsal_1.4, whole genome shotgun sequence:
- the LOC121115126 gene encoding LOW QUALITY PROTEIN: DNA topoisomerase I, mitochondrial-like (The sequence of the model RefSeq protein was modified relative to this genomic sequence to represent the inferred CDS: inserted 1 base in 1 codon), producing the protein MGENGTMLHHGSSGLNGEAFTNGSTETKASEHRHSSSKHKHKDKERRKETEEERRVRKEQERKEREDRHKREGRREETEEERRARKEKERREREERHKREGRRDETEEERKVRKEKERKEREERHKREGRRDETEDERRLRKERERKEREERHKREGRREETEEERKARKEKEQRHKSKETEEERRVRKDKERAEKEARKRKEMGYDHSMGEEVSFHNHDEEMKMEQQEQQVKDEPQYEEELHEEQDEFEEDRYNNAKQENMEVEVKVQDDSEDDIPLAKKSKNKKRKSRDEDSEDDVPLSKRKKPKVKKVERVEVSKKSKSSKKNHKVKHEVVSPTKSGGRKKKEDKVEVWKWWEEEKVDDGTKWKFLQHRGPLFAPDYDRLPKGVHFYYNDKKMKLSSETEEXGGFYARMIEHEYTEKEVFNRNFFKDWRKVMTREERDIITNLSKCDFREINTYYKKVSEERKNRSKEEKKAEKEKNAAIQDEFGICVIDNHNEKIGNFRIEPPGLFRGRGEHPKQGMLKRRVVPEDVIINCSKDSKFPEPPPGHRWKEVRHDNTVTWLASWTENIQNQIKYVMLNPSSKLKGEKDMLKYEKARELKSKIEKIRDDYTVDFKSKEMRVRQRSVALYFIDKLALRAGNEKDEDQADTVGCCSLRVEHITLHTVKDGKDYCVEFDFLGKDSIRYHNIVPVEKRVFKNVQLFMENKRGEDDLFDRLNTTILNEYLNSLMKGLTAKVFRTFNASFTLQDQLEELTEADDNVPAKMLSYNRANRKVAILCNHQRAAPKTHDKSMQNLQDKIKAKREAVEKAEKDLKQAKKAYKNGGSTSEKVVMDKKKKALERTVEQLDKLETQAVDKEENKTIALGTSKLNYLDPRISVAWSKKFDVPIEKVYNKTQRDKFRWAIEMAGADYVF; encoded by the exons ATGGGTGAAAATGGAACGATGCTTCATCATGGATCCTCT gGCTTAAATGGAG AAGCATTCACGAATGGGTCGACAGAGACCAAAGCTTCTGAGCATCGTCATTCTTCTTCCAAGCATAAACATAAGGATAAGGAGCGACGAAAAGAAACGGAAGAGGAGCGCCGTGTTCGCAAAGAGCAAGAGCGTAAAGAAAGGGAAGATCGCCATAAGCGTGAAGGGCGTCGGGAGGAGACCGAGGAGGAACGACGGGCTCGTAAGGAAAAAGAAAGGCGAGAACGTGAAGAAAGGCACAAAAGGGAAGGGCGTCGGGACGAAACAGAAGAGGAAAGAAAAGTAAGGAAGGAAAAAGAGCGTAAAGAACGAGAGGAACGTCACAAAAGAGAAGGCCGAAGGGATGAGACGGAAGATGAACGTCGTCTCCGTAAGGAAAGGGAACGAAAGGAACGGGAAGAACGACATAAAAGAGAGGGTCGGAGAGAAGAAACAGAGGAAGAGCGAAAAGCTCGTAAAGAAAAAGAGCAACGTCATAAGTCCAAGGAAACGGAGGAAGAGCGTCGAGTACGAAAAGATAAAGAACGTGCTGAGAAAGAAGCTagaaaaaggaaggaaatgGGATATGATCATTCCATGGGCGAAGAAGTGTCTTTTCATAATCATGATGAGGAAATGAAGATGGAACAACAAGAACAGCAAGTTAAAGATGAGCCTCAGTATGAAGAAGAACTACATGAGGAACAGGATGAATTTGAAGAAGATCGCTATAATAATGCGAAGCAAGAAAATATGGAGGTTGAAGTCAAAGTGCAGGATGATAGTGAAGATGATATCCCTTTG GCCAAAAAATCTAagaataagaaaaggaaatcgAGAGATGAGGATTCTGAAGATGATGTTCCACTTTCGAAAAGGAAAAAACCCAAAGTAAAGAAAGTTGAACGAGTTGAAGTAAGCAAAAAGTCAAAAAGCAGCAAGAAAAATCACAAAGTAAAGCATGAAGTAGTAAGTCCTACTAAAAGTGGAGGCCGTAAGAAAAAGGAAGATAAAGTTGAAGTTTGGAAATGGTGGGAAGAAGAGAAAGTAGATGATGGAACCAAGTGGAAATTTTTGCAGCATAGAg gTCCACTTTTCGCTCCCGACTATGATCGTTTGCCAAAGGGTGTacacttttattataatgataaaaaaatgaagctaTCGTCCGAGACGGAAG GTGGCGGATTCTATGCAAGGATGATTGAACATGAATATACAGAAAAGGAAGTGTTCAaccgaaatttttttaaagattggcGTAAAGTAATGACAAGAGAAGAAAGAGATATCATAACTAATTTGAGTAAGTGTGACTTCAGAGAAATCAATACATACTACAAGAAGGTATCGGAAGAACGTAAAAATCGTagcaaggaagaaaaaaaggcggagaaggaaaaaaatgcaGCAATACAAGATGAATTTGGAATCTGCGTTATTGATAATCACAATGAAAAAATCGGTAATTTCCGTATTGAGCCTCCGGGTTTATTTCGTGGACGTGGAGAGCATCCTAAACAGGGTATGTTAAAAAGACGTGTTGTACCGGAGGATGTGATTATCAATTGCTCCAAGGATTCTAAATTCCCTGAACCTCCTCCAGGGCACAGATGGAAAGAAGTTCGACATGACAATACT GTTACTTGGTTGGCTTCATGGAccgaaaatattcaaaatcaaatcaaatacgtCATGTTAAATCCTTCCTCAAAATTAAAAGGGGAAAAGGATATGTTAAAGTATGAAAAAGCGCGTGAATTAAAATCCAAGATTGAAAAGATAAGGGACGATTACACAGTGGACTTTAAGTCTAAAGAAATGAGAGTCCGTCAAAGGTCAGTTGCTCTCTACTTTATTGACAAATTGGCTCTAAGAGCTGGTAATGAAAAAGATGAAGATCAGGCTGATACAGTTGGTTGCTGTTCCTTGAGAGTTGAGCACATCACTTTACATACAGTTAAAGACG GCAAAGATTATTGCGTAGAATTCGATTTTCTGGGTAAAGATTCGATTCGATATCACAACATTGTACCAGTTGAGAAACGCGTTTTTAAAAATGTGCaactttttatggaaaataagaGAGGTGAAGACGATCTTTTTGATAGACTCAATACaacaatattaaatgaatatctaAATTCATTGATGAAAGGACTTACTGCGAAAGTATTTCGTACGTTTAATGCATCGTTCACTCTGCAGGATCAATTAGAAGAATTGACTGAGGCAGATGATAATGTTCCAGCAAAA aTGCTTTCATATAATCGAGCCAACAGAAAAGTTGCTATTCTATGTAACCATCAAAGAGCTGCCCCCAAGACGCACGATAAATCTATGCAAAATCTTCAAGATAAAATCAAAGCAAAAAGAGAGGCTGTTGAAAAAGCagaaaaagatttaaaacaaGCCAAAAAAGCCTACAAAAACGGAGGCTCAACCTCTGAAAAGGTTGTGatggataaaaagaaaaaagctcTCGAGAGAACTGTCGAACAACTAGATAAATTGGAAACGCAGGCTGT
- the LOC121115132 gene encoding uncharacterized protein: MRILLDLEDRPFLLKQLSKLYHELPTDLRSRKSLLPASELILEATEYISYLKSTKVITKETCPFTSEAEQIPKEITEKFAGNYPFFYDGLKKLKTIEELKVLANLMKDPLVSPLKLPCYPLELNTVPRAHIIVYKAFRDQDAEVLVRSCNTTQCINPHHYNEHTTYVFLRTLGRRIANKRDTEGSKVFLHVLLKKLNPREIKIMTKGFSGDRKDCFPVCAKSFPSRGEICVRQLKEYVQHLLYKTFRFHHVEGELCLLSSDRCSLSRGKYRETLLCFNPWHFEFFSFDAENRNKYRYSKSKEHICEPRLVVTLSFSKYMCRLCWTEVSDPCVTSSFNDENDFENDIQFLNSEDRNPELTNYSSIPQASVQSSPVASNITDSQVVESISFSFRKKYIELKVPAVVAEYPLSETSEATKTFSQSNTQSISDKSSETSLVIQKSNKTTKTASPVLREKSTRKRKIQAIFQCWKCLFKFTTNSELENHPCSGSLRYDEDDEIEETAKEDNFQVKIEQLDHDYGVSPPLKKKSKEDGNVLGNEVSIKEEVIDEEDYEKCMFDEKVEKSSAAVSEKSSECISSLEPEVLASTIYTCQFCGFCNSDISALSVHTDKCKSLGLRPLPGLSQEKAVSSASGGGSSCSEQCTENLSHPSCLDGKDCICPYCGVTFADLQELRLHAMKVKCRSIQCGVCSKFYATTRTHQHHECDGLKFKESDGIIYFKINNLNSSSWLVDCGECGLTVPSRHVLLQHQSARVNSCDKCKTNFSSVCKFISHPCLKDDFGEEFNLKVLSSLKTGNNPSKKFIKVTDLNQTIKCGVCGKMFINLTALEAHRSKAHI, from the exons ATGAGGATCCTCCTGGATTTAGAGGATCGTCCTTTCCTTTTAAAACAACTAAGCAAACTCTATCATGAACTCCCAACGGATCTCCGCTCACGCAAATCTCTTTTACCCGCCTCAGAGCTTATTTTGGAGGCAACTGAATACATTTCCTATTTGAAAAGCACG aAAGTGATAACCAAGGAGACGTGCCCATTTACATCCGAGGCTGAACAAATCCCAAAGGAAATCACAGAGAAGTTTGCTGGAAACTATCCTTTCTTCTACGATGGActcaaaaaactcaaaacaatCGAGGAACTCAAAGTCCTTGCCAACTTAATGAAGGACCCCCTCGTCTCTCCCCTCAAACTCCCTTGTTATCCCTTGGAACTCAACACAGTCCCAAGGGCGCATATCATTGTATACAAAGCCTTTAG GGATCAAGATGCGGAAGTTTTGGTGCGCTCCTGTAATACAACCCAATGTATAAATCCTCATCACTATAACGAACATACTACCTATGTGTTTCTTCGTACATTGGGGCGTCGAATTGCCAATAAACGAGATACGGAGGGCTCAAAAGTCTTTCTACATgtactattaaaaaagttaaatcccCGTGAAATCAAAATTATGACAAAGGGATTCTCGGGTGATCGAAAAGACTGTTTCCCGGTTTGTGCCAAATCATTTCCTTCTCGTGGAGAAATCTGTGTTCGACAATTAAAGGAATATGTTCAGCACTTGCTCTACAAAACATTTCGTTTTCATCATGTTGAGGGTGAGTTATGTCTCCTATCATCAGATCGATGTTCTCTCTCTCGAGGAAAATACAGAGAAACGCTTTTGTGCTTTAATCCCTggcattttgaatttttttcctttgatgcGGAAAACCGCAACAAGTATCGATATTCAAAGTCAAAAGAGCATATATGTGAGCCCAGATTAGTTGTCACGCTTTCCTTCTCAAAATATATGTGTCGTCTATGTTGGACTGAAGTGTCGGATCCCTGTGTCACTTCTagttttaatgatgaaaatgattTCGAGAATGACATACAGTTCCTTAATTCTGAAGACAGAAATCCTGAATTGACAAATTATTCCTCTATACCTCAAGCATCTGTACAATCATCGCCAGTTGCAAGTAATATTACTGATTCTCAAGTAGTTGAAAGCATTTCATTTTC cttcagaaaaaaatatatagaacttAAAGTTCCTGCCGTAGTAGCTGAATATCCTCTATCCGAGACCAGTGAAGCAACCAAGACTTTTTCTCAGTCCAATACACAATCCATCAGTGATAAATCTAGTGAAACAAGTTTAGtgattcaaaaaagtaataaaacgaCCAAAACCGCATCTCCTGTGTTACGTGAAAAAAGTACTCGTAAGAGAAAAATCCAGGCTATTTTTCAATGTTGGAaatgtttgtttaaatttacTACGAATTCAGAGCTAGAGAACCATCCGTGCTCTGGAAGTCTAAGATATGATGAAGATGATGAAATTGAGGAAACTGCGAAAGAGGATAACTTTCaagtcaaaattgagcaattagACCATGACTATGGAGTTTCTCCACCTCTGAAGAAAAAGTCTAAAGAAGATGGCAACGTACTTGGAAATGAGGTTTCTATTAAAGAAGAAGTCATTGATGAAGAGGATTATGAAAAGTGTATGTTTGACGAAAAGGTCGAAAAGTCATCAGCTGCTGTATCAGAAAAGTCTAGTGAATGTATTTCATCCTTAGAACCAGAAGTATTAGCCAGTACTATTTATACTTGTCAATTTTGTGGATTTTGTAATTCTGATATATCTGCTCTAAGTGTTCATACAGACAAATGCAAAAGTCTTGGACTTAGACCTTTGCCTGGTCTTTCACAGGAAAAAGCTGTTTCCAGTGCTTCAGGTGGGGGTAGTAGTTGTAGTGAGCAATGTACTGAAAATTTATCTCATCCTAGTTGTTTAGATGGCAAAGATTGCATTTGTCCGTACTGTGGTGTTACTTTTGCCGACTTACAAGAACTCAGATTACATGCGATGAAGGTTAAGTGTCGTTCGATCCAATGTGGCGTATGTAGCAAATTTTATGCCACAACACGAACTCATCAACATCATGAATGTGATGGTCTTAAGTTTAAAGAATCTGAtggaatcatttattttaagattaataaTCTTAATTCTTCCAGTTGG ttGGTGGACTGTGGAGAATGTGGATTAACCGTTCCATCAAGACATGTACTTCTCCAGCATCAGTCGGCTCGTGTAAACTCTTGTGACAAATGCAAAACAAACTTTTCATCTGTTTGTAAATTCATCTCGCATCCCTGTCTTAAAGATGATTTTGGTGAGGAATTTAATCTAAAAGTATTGTCGTCCTTAAAAACAGGAAATAAtccctcaaaaaaatttatcaaagtgACTGATTTAAACCAAACAATCAAATGTGGAGTTTGTGGAAAGATGTTCATAAATCTTACTGCACTCGAGGCACATCGAAGCAAAGCTCATATTTag